A portion of the Flavobacterium limnophilum genome contains these proteins:
- a CDS encoding tetratricopeptide repeat protein, with the protein MKKLLFVLFIGYFSNSYSQTDYSFVYNNDLILKKGVSLYEEKKYADAIKEYEKIIKVDPKYLDVQYEKAMALAALEKKDELKAFFEDLHAKNLMPEFPTLYTLYGSFLSDQKEYDQSEKIFSEGEKYLPNSSNFLYNFAILYIRKEESQKAVDLLERIITNDPNHGSSHYLLGAIALDNGKIAEATLAMMSYLIIAPNGRYAEKAIQNLNAKYGQNYLGKNKIIFSKSGDNFEEIEVILRNQLPLKSAYKVKSEIDDVIIRQIQAVAEYALEHKMGDGFFETLYIPWIKDMMEKQRFEAYSYYILQSMEEKIGKKLTSKKKLMIDFSDNYVLGDFWNYFGKRKMDIFGTQQEVIVTIKNQVPYLIGPQIDGKSEGRYKYLDGDGNLAGDLNFKNNELDGYQKYFDNKGTLIEEKSFKNGKVDGTRTAYYSNGLKSVVENYTDGVLNGLGTSYYVNGGKQCEVNFAKGEREGKLTCLYPNGSLKSESNYVNGKLNGLYTKYNEVGDITETYTCINDLIDGKYMEYYDGKLVSSEANYADGKIKDFYKTYYSNGTLEKESTYEGGKIKKSVSYFPNGKKSSESLYNDKEELETYNYFDSNGNKYFEEKYKSGELKSAVQYAKNNPKPIEISLSSKPFVMKDFDGNPLAAGNFEKGKKTGEWNHHFISGAKRLQEFYTQGNQNGLSHDYNKNGSINAIRNYSNDSLNGLYEVYENGRLDRNYSYEKGSQNGPYKTFYTNGTLKSEGFLVNGGTNFEKIYYWQNGTISKKEQYIEDVMTFSERYDSKGEKYNSIDCKNKTGKFTMSYNNGATTVANELVNGELNGKLLEKDKFNNPITETEFSNGQRHNGYKEYGPLGTIFRESTFYAGKMNGLDKIYDIVGNLRYVNENTFGDENGKLTRFYHNKSKMQECNQLNGSIEGDYTYFNQKGEPLLIVGYQDNIIKYYIKKNKTGELNEKVEIIGQTAEIASTYPNGKTAIQMNIVKGNFEGKLTINNELGKPEYESKSTNNLLNGERVEYYANGNVYKKERFVNGNFEGLQEYFKEDGKPWLTAEYKNDELHGNVLIYNDGKLTTTKKYDSDELVEIIK; encoded by the coding sequence ATGAAGAAACTACTTTTTGTGCTTTTTATTGGCTATTTTTCCAATTCCTATTCCCAAACCGATTACTCTTTTGTATACAACAACGACTTGATTCTGAAAAAAGGGGTTTCCCTTTATGAAGAAAAAAAATATGCCGATGCCATAAAAGAGTACGAAAAAATCATCAAAGTCGATCCTAAATACCTGGATGTCCAGTATGAAAAGGCGATGGCACTTGCCGCTTTGGAAAAAAAAGACGAATTGAAAGCCTTTTTTGAAGATTTACATGCTAAAAATTTAATGCCGGAATTCCCGACCTTGTACACCCTTTACGGCAGTTTTTTGAGCGACCAAAAAGAGTACGACCAATCCGAAAAAATATTCAGCGAAGGCGAAAAATACCTGCCCAACTCTTCCAATTTTTTATACAATTTTGCCATTTTGTATATCCGAAAAGAGGAATCCCAAAAAGCGGTCGATTTGTTGGAACGAATCATCACCAACGACCCCAATCACGGTTCTTCCCATTATTTGCTGGGAGCAATCGCACTCGACAACGGCAAAATAGCTGAAGCAACCTTGGCCATGATGAGTTATTTGATTATTGCCCCAAATGGTCGATATGCCGAAAAAGCCATCCAGAATTTGAATGCAAAATATGGACAAAACTATTTAGGGAAAAACAAAATTATTTTCTCGAAATCTGGAGATAATTTTGAAGAAATAGAAGTTATTCTTAGAAACCAATTGCCCTTGAAATCAGCCTATAAGGTCAAATCAGAAATCGATGACGTCATCATCCGCCAAATCCAGGCTGTTGCCGAATATGCATTGGAACATAAAATGGGAGACGGTTTTTTTGAAACCCTATATATTCCCTGGATTAAAGACATGATGGAAAAGCAACGATTTGAAGCCTACTCCTATTATATTTTGCAATCAATGGAAGAAAAAATTGGCAAGAAACTAACTTCCAAAAAGAAATTAATGATTGATTTCAGCGATAATTATGTCCTTGGTGATTTTTGGAACTATTTCGGAAAAAGAAAAATGGATATTTTTGGTACCCAACAAGAAGTAATCGTGACCATAAAAAACCAAGTACCCTACTTGATTGGCCCGCAAATTGACGGAAAAAGTGAAGGCAGATACAAATACCTGGATGGGGATGGAAATCTTGCCGGCGACCTGAACTTCAAGAACAACGAACTGGATGGCTATCAAAAATATTTTGACAACAAAGGAACTTTGATTGAAGAGAAATCCTTTAAAAACGGAAAAGTGGACGGAACCAGAACTGCTTATTATTCGAATGGATTGAAAAGCGTGGTCGAAAATTATACCGATGGCGTATTAAACGGACTGGGAACTTCTTACTATGTAAATGGAGGAAAACAATGCGAAGTCAACTTTGCAAAAGGGGAAAGGGAAGGAAAATTAACCTGTCTATATCCAAATGGCAGCCTAAAATCAGAATCCAATTATGTAAACGGAAAATTGAACGGCCTCTATACCAAATATAATGAAGTGGGCGACATAACGGAAACCTACACTTGCATTAACGACTTGATCGACGGCAAATACATGGAATATTATGACGGTAAATTAGTGAGCTCGGAAGCCAATTATGCCGACGGAAAAATCAAAGATTTCTATAAAACATACTATAGCAACGGTACCTTGGAAAAAGAAAGCACTTATGAAGGCGGAAAAATAAAAAAATCGGTTTCTTACTTTCCAAACGGAAAAAAATCTTCGGAATCTTTATACAATGACAAAGAAGAACTGGAAACCTACAACTATTTTGACAGCAATGGCAACAAGTATTTTGAAGAAAAATACAAATCGGGAGAACTAAAATCGGCGGTTCAATATGCCAAAAACAATCCGAAACCAATCGAAATCAGTTTGTCCAGCAAACCTTTTGTCATGAAAGATTTTGACGGAAACCCATTGGCCGCGGGAAATTTCGAAAAAGGAAAGAAAACCGGAGAATGGAATCATCATTTTATATCGGGAGCCAAAAGACTGCAAGAATTTTATACCCAAGGAAACCAAAATGGATTAAGCCATGATTACAACAAAAATGGATCGATAAATGCCATAAGAAACTATTCGAATGATTCCCTAAATGGCCTTTATGAGGTTTATGAAAATGGAAGATTAGACCGGAATTATTCTTATGAAAAAGGGAGCCAAAATGGACCTTACAAAACATTTTACACAAACGGTACTTTGAAATCAGAAGGCTTTCTTGTAAATGGTGGCACGAATTTTGAAAAAATTTATTATTGGCAAAACGGGACAATTTCCAAAAAAGAGCAGTACATCGAAGACGTGATGACTTTCTCTGAAAGGTATGATTCAAAAGGGGAAAAATACAATAGCATCGATTGCAAAAACAAAACGGGCAAGTTCACGATGAGCTATAATAATGGGGCAACAACCGTGGCCAATGAATTGGTAAATGGCGAATTGAACGGAAAATTATTGGAAAAAGACAAATTCAATAATCCAATAACGGAAACAGAATTCAGCAATGGACAAAGACACAATGGCTATAAAGAGTATGGCCCATTGGGAACGATTTTCAGGGAAAGTACTTTTTATGCAGGAAAAATGAATGGTCTGGACAAGATTTATGATATTGTGGGCAATTTGAGATACGTCAACGAAAATACTTTTGGTGATGAAAACGGAAAATTAACCCGATTTTATCATAACAAATCGAAGATGCAGGAATGCAATCAGTTAAACGGGTCAATCGAAGGGGATTACACCTATTTTAACCAAAAAGGAGAACCCCTTTTAATCGTTGGTTACCAAGACAACATCATAAAATATTACATCAAGAAAAACAAAACTGGTGAACTGAACGAAAAAGTGGAAATAATTGGCCAAACGGCTGAAATCGCCTCTACTTATCCTAACGGAAAAACAGCCATCCAAATGAATATCGTAAAAGGAAACTTCGAGGGAAAATTAACCATCAACAATGAATTGGGCAAACCTGAATATGAATCCAAGAGCACCAATAATTTATTAAATGGAGAGCGTGTGGAATATTATGCAAATGGCAACGTTTACAAGAAAGAACGCTTCGTAAACGGTAATTTTGAAGGCCTTCAAGAATACTTCAAGGAAGACGGAAAACCTTGGTTGACTGCCGAATACAAAAACGACGAGTTGCACGGCAACGTACTGATTTACAATGATGGGAAATTAACAACAACAAAAAAATATGATTCGGATGAATTGGTCGAAATTATCAAATAA
- a CDS encoding DUF4268 domain-containing protein codes for MYSKEEAQRLKREFWIEFAEKHPRKWILYDTKIKDFSFKFYVDNKKAQVLIDIEHRSDEKRIVYFEKLESLKTVLEDDFVKDLVFEKNFVLENGKKISRVWVEKTGISVSNRKYWDEIFDFFFEKMHALEMFYFEYGDYIRDLEINT; via the coding sequence ATGTACAGCAAAGAAGAGGCACAACGATTAAAAAGGGAATTCTGGATAGAATTTGCCGAAAAACATCCTCGAAAATGGATTTTATACGATACAAAAATCAAGGATTTCTCCTTTAAGTTTTATGTCGACAACAAAAAAGCGCAAGTCTTGATCGATATCGAACATCGTAGTGACGAAAAACGTATCGTCTATTTCGAAAAACTGGAATCTTTAAAAACGGTATTGGAAGATGATTTTGTAAAAGACTTGGTGTTTGAAAAAAACTTCGTACTGGAAAATGGCAAAAAAATTAGTCGCGTTTGGGTAGAAAAAACGGGAATTAGCGTCAGTAACAGAAAGTATTGGGACGAAATTTTCGACTTCTTTTTCGAAAAAATGCACGCATTGGAAATGTTCTATTTTGAATACGGAGACTACATTCGGGACTTGGAAATTAATACTTAA
- a CDS encoding NUDIX hydrolase encodes MDFQDFLEYVPKLMDVSLPAEEAHFKMAPLERIESMKNLKIETKNPKTAAVMMLFYPKNGVTHLVLIVRNSYQGVHSAQIAFPGGKYEPRDQVFENTALRETHEEIGVSPDSIEIMKAFTRLYIQPSNFMVYPFLGICKEEIVFTPDSDEVADIIELPLSVFLGNEILVSVNISTSYAENISVPAFKIKEHIVWGATAMMLSELKEVLKKVL; translated from the coding sequence ATGGATTTTCAAGACTTTTTAGAATATGTTCCAAAATTAATGGATGTCAGTCTTCCAGCAGAAGAAGCGCATTTCAAAATGGCACCTTTGGAGCGAATCGAGAGCATGAAAAACTTGAAAATCGAGACTAAAAATCCAAAAACTGCGGCCGTGATGATGTTGTTTTATCCTAAAAATGGTGTGACTCATTTAGTGCTGATTGTTCGAAATTCCTACCAAGGCGTTCATTCTGCCCAAATCGCTTTTCCCGGCGGAAAATATGAACCAAGAGACCAGGTATTCGAAAATACGGCTTTGCGGGAAACTCATGAAGAAATAGGTGTTTCTCCGGATAGTATAGAGATAATGAAGGCTTTCACGCGTTTGTATATTCAGCCGAGCAATTTTATGGTGTATCCTTTTTTGGGAATTTGCAAAGAAGAAATTGTCTTTACTCCCGATTCAGATGAAGTTGCCGATATCATTGAATTGCCGCTTTCTGTTTTTTTGGGTAACGAGATTCTTGTAAGCGTGAATATCTCCACTTCCTATGCAGAAAATATCTCGGTGCCTGCTTTCAAAATAAAAGAACACATTGTTTGGGGAGCTACTGCGATGATGTTGAGTGAATTGAAAGAAGTACTGAAAAAAGTTCTTTAA
- a CDS encoding lysophospholipid acyltransferase family protein yields MGLFKRNPFGHILFIKKNLIRVFACLTHRRYRGFNSLQIEGSEIITTLPDTNVLFISNHQTYFADVVAMFHVFNASLSGREDSIKNIGYIWQPKMNIYYVAAKETMKAGLLPRVLSYAGAITVERTWRSCGKDVTEKREINPNDTENIKIALKDGWVITFPQGTTKSFKPVRKGTAHIIKQYKPIVVPIVIDGFRRSFDKKGLRMKKKDILQSFIIKPPLEIDYENDTIEEIVEKVEYAIEQHPSFLKVIPAEELKAQEELNRLREF; encoded by the coding sequence ATGGGATTATTTAAAAGAAATCCGTTTGGACACATCCTATTTATAAAAAAGAATTTAATTCGGGTTTTTGCGTGTTTAACACACAGACGTTACAGAGGTTTTAATAGTTTGCAGATCGAAGGTTCCGAAATTATCACGACCTTGCCTGACACGAACGTGCTTTTTATATCCAATCATCAAACCTATTTTGCCGATGTGGTGGCGATGTTTCACGTTTTTAACGCCAGTTTGAGCGGGCGTGAGGATTCCATAAAAAATATTGGATACATTTGGCAACCCAAAATGAATATCTATTATGTCGCTGCCAAAGAAACGATGAAAGCCGGTTTGTTGCCCAGAGTTTTGTCTTATGCCGGAGCCATTACCGTCGAAAGAACTTGGCGCTCTTGTGGCAAAGATGTTACCGAAAAAAGAGAGATAAATCCCAATGATACCGAAAATATTAAAATAGCCCTGAAGGACGGTTGGGTTATTACTTTTCCGCAAGGAACAACAAAATCATTCAAACCGGTTCGAAAAGGAACGGCGCACATCATCAAACAGTACAAGCCTATTGTTGTTCCGATTGTGATTGACGGCTTTCGACGCTCGTTTGACAAAAAGGGATTGCGCATGAAAAAGAAGGATATCCTGCAATCTTTCATTATCAAGCCTCCATTGGAAATCGATTATGAAAACGATACTATCGAAGAGATTGTCGAAAAAGTGGAATATGCCATCGAGCAACATCCGTCATTCCTGAAAGTAATTCCAGCCGAAGAACTCAAAGCACAAGAAGAACTCAACCGACTGAGAGAATTCTAA
- a CDS encoding RNA polymerase sigma factor, producing MSDDLEQSFVQQLKTNQNIIHKICRLYTNGEDAHKDLFQEITIQLWKAFPKFRGDSKFSTWAYRVALNTAITLYRKSTKTVKTVDYENHQFFISQEDYNYEEEERLKLMYKAVYQLNDIEKALIFMYLEDKDYAEISETLGISEVNARVKMNRIKGKLKKILNP from the coding sequence ATGAGCGACGATTTAGAACAATCTTTTGTACAGCAATTGAAGACCAATCAGAATATAATCCACAAGATTTGTAGGTTATACACGAATGGCGAAGACGCGCACAAAGATTTGTTCCAGGAAATCACGATCCAGCTTTGGAAAGCTTTTCCGAAGTTTCGTGGCGACAGCAAATTTTCGACTTGGGCGTATCGCGTGGCCTTGAACACGGCGATTACTTTATACCGAAAAAGCACGAAAACAGTCAAGACGGTGGATTATGAAAATCATCAGTTTTTTATCAGCCAGGAGGATTATAATTATGAAGAAGAAGAACGATTGAAGTTAATGTACAAAGCAGTTTATCAGTTGAACGATATTGAAAAAGCCTTGATTTTTATGTATCTTGAAGACAAAGATTATGCGGAAATATCGGAAACTTTAGGAATTAGCGAAGTGAATGCAAGGGTAAAAATGAATCGAATTAAGGGGAAATTAAAAAAAATACTAAATCCGTAA
- a CDS encoding DUF3810 domain-containing protein: MKRKYILPLFLLFQILFLKIIAFFPEVVEQYYSNGLYVFISKISRITLGKIPFSIGDVLYGILILYLLKSIWKARKTWKLQWKNNVLQILGVLSVAYFLFHFLWAMNYYRQPLFEKMKIERDYTDADLLDFTKKLIAKTNEIQSQITKNDSLKVVFPYSNEQVFEMNLNGYKTLSSQYVFFEYTNPSIKKSLFSLPLTYMGFGGYLNPFTNEAQVNYLMPMYNSPTTSCHEMAHQMGFASESECNFIGFLASVKNENPYFQYSGYSFALRYCLGNWYARDEKVYDQLLKTIHPGILKNYQESEDFWRQYDTFIDKGFHIFYDNFLKMNQQKDGMEGYSKFVNLMVNYYMGKDL; encoded by the coding sequence GTGAAAAGAAAATACATTCTCCCCCTATTCCTCCTATTTCAAATACTATTCCTGAAAATAATTGCCTTTTTTCCTGAAGTGGTAGAACAATATTACAGCAATGGTTTGTATGTTTTCATTTCGAAAATTTCTCGGATAACTTTGGGAAAAATCCCTTTTTCGATTGGTGATGTTCTTTACGGGATTCTTATATTATATCTTCTGAAATCGATTTGGAAAGCCAGAAAAACTTGGAAACTGCAATGGAAAAACAATGTCCTGCAAATTCTGGGCGTTCTCTCGGTGGCGTATTTTTTGTTTCATTTTTTATGGGCGATGAATTATTACCGCCAACCTCTTTTCGAAAAAATGAAAATCGAAAGAGACTACACCGATGCCGATTTATTGGATTTCACCAAAAAACTAATTGCCAAAACCAACGAAATTCAATCCCAAATCACCAAAAACGACAGCTTGAAAGTGGTTTTCCCCTACTCGAACGAACAAGTTTTCGAGATGAATTTGAATGGGTATAAAACACTTTCCAGTCAATACGTTTTCTTTGAATACACGAATCCCAGCATCAAGAAATCGCTTTTTAGTTTGCCGCTGACGTATATGGGTTTTGGCGGCTATTTGAATCCGTTTACCAATGAAGCACAGGTGAATTATTTGATGCCGATGTATAATTCCCCGACGACTTCTTGTCACGAAATGGCACACCAAATGGGTTTTGCCAGCGAAAGCGAATGCAATTTCATAGGGTTTCTGGCTTCGGTCAAGAACGAGAATCCATACTTTCAATATTCGGGATATAGTTTCGCCTTGCGTTATTGTTTGGGCAATTGGTATGCCCGTGACGAAAAAGTGTATGACCAATTGTTGAAAACCATTCATCCCGGAATTTTGAAAAATTATCAGGAAAGCGAGGATTTCTGGAGACAATACGACACATTTATCGACAAAGGTTTCCATATTTTTTACGATAATTTTCTGAAAATGAACCAGCAAAAAGACGGAATGGAAGGTTACAGCAAGTTCGTAAATTTGATGGTGAATTATTATATGGGAAAAGATCTTTAG
- a CDS encoding type II toxin-antitoxin system RelE/ParE family toxin, producing the protein MIYKVVIEPRAILDIQEAIDYYDSKQSGLGNYFYQVVEEHIETVSKSPFFQIRYKDYHGFPIRKFPFIILYYIDENLKTIYIMSVFNTYLNPKKYPK; encoded by the coding sequence ATGATTTATAAAGTTGTAATTGAACCAAGAGCCATCCTTGATATACAAGAAGCCATTGATTATTATGATTCCAAACAGAGTGGATTAGGCAACTATTTTTACCAAGTTGTCGAAGAGCATATAGAAACGGTGTCTAAAAGTCCATTCTTTCAAATTAGATACAAAGATTATCACGGTTTCCCCATTCGTAAATTTCCTTTTATTATTCTTTATTATATAGATGAAAATCTTAAAACCATTTATATAATGTCTGTTTTTAATACCTATTTGAACCCTAAAAAATATCCAAAATAA
- a CDS encoding aminoacyl-histidine dipeptidase, translated as MSKEIRNLEPKALWNKFADLNAVPRPSKKEDRVIEFMKNFGNSLGLETFEDEIRNVIIRKPATVGMENRKVIVLQGHLDMVHQKNADTNFDFDTQGIDMYVDGDWVRARGTTLGADNGLGVAMIMAILESKDIAHPAIEALFTIDEETGMTGALNLKGGILKGEILLNMDTEEDDEIDIGCAGGIDVTAIRSYEEEEPLEGSVGYTITVKGLKGGHSGMDIHKGLGNANKIMNRLLFDGFENYGLIVSEINGGSLRNAIPRESVAKVIIAGMYDEAYVFDMQEIIRDIKSEYKTTDPNLTIEIVKSDLPKKVMDVGVQEGILRSIYTAHNGVYRMSADMEDLVETSNNIARVIFKDGKISIGCLTRSSVESSKFDLANALRSAFELCGCEVDFSGSYPGWKPNVKSEILDVLVNVYEKQNNEKPKVVACHAGLECGILGTNYPDVDMISFGPTIQGAHSPDERASIKSSQKFWNFVLEILKNIPVK; from the coding sequence ATGAGCAAAGAAATTAGAAATCTGGAACCCAAAGCACTTTGGAATAAATTTGCCGATTTGAATGCCGTTCCCCGTCCATCCAAAAAAGAAGATCGCGTCATCGAATTCATGAAAAACTTCGGAAATTCGTTGGGATTAGAAACCTTTGAAGACGAAATCCGAAACGTGATTATCCGCAAACCAGCGACTGTTGGAATGGAAAATCGTAAAGTCATTGTCCTGCAAGGGCATTTGGACATGGTGCATCAAAAAAATGCCGACACCAATTTTGATTTTGATACCCAAGGAATAGATATGTATGTTGATGGCGATTGGGTTCGTGCTCGCGGAACTACGTTGGGTGCAGATAACGGTCTTGGAGTAGCCATGATTATGGCAATTTTGGAAAGTAAAGACATCGCACATCCAGCAATCGAAGCCCTGTTTACCATCGATGAAGAAACCGGAATGACGGGTGCTTTGAACCTGAAAGGAGGAATCCTGAAAGGCGAAATCTTGTTGAATATGGATACCGAAGAAGATGACGAAATCGACATTGGTTGCGCTGGAGGAATCGATGTCACGGCAATCCGAAGTTATGAAGAAGAGGAACCTCTAGAAGGTTCTGTGGGATACACGATTACCGTGAAAGGCCTGAAAGGTGGACATTCCGGTATGGACATTCACAAAGGTTTGGGGAATGCCAACAAAATAATGAACCGTTTGTTGTTTGATGGTTTCGAAAATTATGGTTTGATAGTTTCTGAAATCAACGGAGGTAGTTTGCGCAATGCGATTCCGAGAGAAAGTGTGGCCAAAGTTATTATTGCAGGAATGTATGACGAAGCTTATGTTTTTGATATGCAGGAAATTATCAGGGACATCAAATCCGAATATAAAACTACCGACCCGAACTTGACTATCGAAATCGTGAAAAGCGATTTGCCTAAAAAAGTAATGGATGTGGGTGTGCAGGAAGGAATTCTTCGCTCGATTTATACCGCCCACAATGGTGTTTACAGAATGTCGGCCGATATGGAGGATTTGGTGGAAACTTCCAACAATATTGCCAGGGTAATCTTTAAGGATGGTAAAATTTCCATTGGATGCTTGACGCGTTCTTCGGTTGAAAGCTCCAAGTTTGATTTGGCGAATGCCTTGCGTTCAGCCTTCGAATTATGCGGTTGCGAAGTGGATTTCTCGGGTTCTTATCCGGGTTGGAAACCCAACGTGAAATCCGAAATCTTGGATGTTTTGGTCAATGTTTATGAAAAACAAAACAACGAAAAACCTAAAGTGGTGGCTTGTCACGCCGGTTTGGAATGTGGAATTCTGGGAACGAATTATCCCGATGTGGACATGATTTCTTTTGGACCAACGATTCAAGGAGCCCATTCGCCAGACGAAAGAGCTTCTATAAAATCTTCCCAAAAATTCTGGAATTTTGTCTTGGAAATCTTGAAGAACATCCCAGTGAAGTAG
- a CDS encoding rhamnogalacturonidase: MKNKVILLFSLFMLLQNSVAQTNKNIFPDGTPIPNWFLDASKIALKSLGKQYVITDFGAKKNSTAIQTIAIQKTIDQAAKNGGGVVVIPKGTFFSGALFFKPKTHLYVSEGAILKGSNNIADYTKQASRMEGQNLDYFVALVNAYGVDGFSISGKGTIDGNGLKYWEAFWERRKENPKCTNLEVSRPRLVFIWNSNNVQLQDVKLHNAGFWTSHYYKCNNVKIIDLHIYSPYKPVKAPSTDAIDIDACSNVLIKGCYMSVNDDAIALKGGKGPWADKDPLNGENTNILIENCEFGFCHAALTSGSEAIHNKNILMRNCIVNEATRLLWLKMRPDTPQKYEYITLENIKGQAHSLIYVKPWTQFFDMQDRKDTPVSYSENITLKNIDLKCDVFFDIAINQYVKLKNFTFENLNVETKNAAIDKSIVNGFTLKNVKVNNALVE, from the coding sequence ATGAAAAATAAAGTTATCCTCCTTTTTTCTCTTTTTATGCTGCTGCAAAATAGTGTGGCACAAACCAACAAAAACATTTTCCCCGATGGAACGCCTATACCCAACTGGTTTCTTGATGCTTCGAAAATAGCCTTGAAAAGTTTGGGCAAACAATATGTCATCACCGATTTTGGTGCCAAAAAAAACAGCACTGCGATCCAAACCATTGCCATCCAAAAAACCATTGACCAAGCAGCCAAAAATGGTGGCGGTGTCGTGGTCATTCCCAAAGGAACATTCTTCAGCGGAGCATTGTTCTTTAAACCAAAAACCCATCTTTATGTGTCGGAAGGTGCCATCCTGAAAGGGTCGAACAATATTGCCGATTATACAAAACAAGCCTCCCGAATGGAAGGCCAGAACCTGGATTATTTTGTGGCATTGGTCAATGCTTATGGCGTGGACGGTTTTAGCATCAGCGGAAAAGGAACCATTGACGGCAACGGACTCAAATATTGGGAAGCCTTTTGGGAACGCCGAAAAGAGAATCCTAAATGTACCAACCTGGAAGTATCGCGTCCGCGTTTGGTTTTTATCTGGAACTCGAACAACGTACAATTGCAGGATGTTAAACTGCACAATGCCGGTTTTTGGACGAGCCATTATTACAAATGCAACAACGTAAAAATTATCGACCTGCATATTTATTCTCCTTACAAACCCGTTAAGGCTCCAAGTACTGACGCCATTGACATTGATGCCTGTTCCAATGTCTTGATAAAAGGCTGTTATATGTCAGTAAACGACGATGCCATTGCGCTTAAAGGAGGCAAAGGACCATGGGCCGACAAAGATCCGTTGAATGGAGAAAACACCAATATTCTTATCGAAAACTGTGAATTTGGATTTTGCCACGCGGCATTGACTTCCGGAAGTGAAGCCATCCACAACAAAAACATTTTAATGAGAAACTGTATTGTAAACGAAGCAACTCGTTTGTTATGGCTTAAAATGCGTCCCGACACCCCACAAAAATACGAATACATCACGCTGGAAAACATCAAGGGACAAGCCCACAGTTTAATATATGTAAAACCTTGGACGCAGTTTTTTGACATGCAAGACCGCAAAGACACTCCTGTTTCTTATTCGGAAAATATCACGTTGAAAAATATCGACCTGAAATGTGACGTGTTTTTTGACATCGCCATCAACCAATATGTCAAGCTAAAGAATTTCACGTTCGAAAACCTGAATGTGGAAACCAAAAATGCCGCCATCGACAAAAGTATCGTCAACGGATTTACCTTGAAAAACGTAAAAGTGAACAATGCCTTGGTGGAATAA